One stretch of Patagioenas fasciata isolate bPatFas1 chromosome 9, bPatFas1.hap1, whole genome shotgun sequence DNA includes these proteins:
- the SCLY gene encoding selenocysteine lyase gives MGTGAEPAEARCDAAEGRVYLDHNATTPLAPEVAQAVRDAMSQAWGNPSSSHPAGRKAKELISSARESLARLVGGRPEDIVFTSGGTEANNMVIHAACRHFHESQAGPGDSWGTPHIVTSNVEHDSIRLPLEQLVKEHLAEATFVPVSSRSGRAEVDDVLAAIRPTTCLVSIMLANNETGVIMPVAELSQRIRALNQRRVAEGLPRILAHTDAAQMIGKGRVDVQELGVDYLTIVGHKFYGPRIGALYVRGPGTTTPLHPMLFGGGQERNFRPGTENTPMIAGLGQAAELVSRNWETYEAHMRDVRDYLETRLEASFGKQRIHFNSHFTGSKRLCNTSNFSILGPGLQGRKVLSRCKMLLASVGAACHSEKGDRPSSILLSCKIPCDVAQNALRLSVGRDTTRADVDLVVQDLVQAVAQLDQDQAL, from the exons ATGGGAACCGGTGCGGAGCCGGCGGAGGCGCGGTGCGATGCGGCCGAGGG GAGGGTTTACCTGGACCACAACGCCACCACCCCACTGGCCCCTGAGGTGGCCCAGGCCGTGCGGGACGCCATGAGCCAGGCCTGGGGCAACCCCAGCAGCTCCCACCCCGCAG GCAGGAAGGCGAAGGAGCTGATCAGCAGCGCCCGGGAGAGCCTGGCGAGGCTGGTGGGAGGCCGGCCGGAGGACATTGTCTTTACCTCGGGGGGCACGGAG GCCAACAACATGGTGATCCATGCTGCCTGCAGGCACTTCCACGAGAGCCAGGCTGGACCGGGGGATAGCTGGGGGACACCACACATCGTGACGTCGAATGTGGAGCACGACTCCATCCGGCTGCCGCTGGAGCAGCTGGTGAAGGAGCACCTGGCGG AAGCAACCTTCGTGCCTGTGTCCTCACGAAGTGGGCGGGCTGAAGTGGATGATGTCCTTGCTGCCATCCGGCCGACCACCTGCCTGGTTTCCATCATGCTGGCCAATAACGAGACTGGGGTCATCATG CCTGTTGCGGAGCTGAGCCAGCGCATCCGTGCCCTCAATCAGCGGAGAGTGGCTGAGGGGCTGCCCCGGATCCTGGCACACACAGACGCGGCACAGATGATTGGCAAGGGGCGTGTGGacgtgcaggagctgggggtggacTACCTCACCATCGTGGGACATAAG TTCTACGGCCCACGGATCGGCGCACTGTATGTGCGTGGCCCCGGCACCACCACCCCGCTGCACCCCATGCTCTTCGGAGGGGGACAGGAGAGGAATTTCCGACCAGG CACTGAGAACACCCCAATGATTGCCGGCCTCGGCCAG GCTGCAGAGTTAGTGAGCAGGAACTGGGAGACCTATGAGGCCCACATGCGGGATGTTCGGGATTACCTGGAGACCAGGCTGGAG GCTTCCTTTGGGAAGCAGAGGATCCACTTCAACAGCCACTTCACAGGCTCCAAGCGACTCTGCAACACCTCtaacttctccatccttggtCCAGGCCTTCAAG GGAGAAAGGTGCTGTCTCGCTGCAAGATGCTTCTCGCCAGCGTCGGGGCTGCCTGCCATTCTGAGAAAGGGGATCG GCCCTCCTCGATTCTGCTCAGCTGCAAGATCCCCTGCGACGTGGCGCAGAATGCATTGCGGCTGAGCGTGGGGCGAGACACCACACGGGCAGACGTGGACCTGGTCGTGCAGGACCTTGTGCAGGCCGTGGCACAGCTGGACCAGGACCAAGCCCTGTAG
- the LOC136104918 gene encoding uncharacterized protein, translating to MESLDTEVRARKTLRTVEYVESSGFTQGILPTRKDVIQNMLYLLQPKRAGQAQRSKEDAAQLLAEHLQEHWLVCNLHTIASQSIKKLILKMYEEFTRLYQTRKQRQNKGFTDRADKFNESSEKLFDIFCTDVQMRNKLEEYSGIKMTSIEWKFLEDQRSERKMYYEDFTDKQELKMMERRQKIQCLEQFRKLAKEEKEGNKAKEMKFKSEEQSDEGTSIDESCPAEEENGGAPAFSLRDRRKRRCTATAASGAMPLECQHIRMSIRRVRPGFYETVEKVKNC from the coding sequence ATGGAATCACTGGACACCGAGGTGAGAGCACGGAAGACTCTGAGGACTGTTGAATATGTGGAGTCTTCAGGTTTCACCCAGGGAATCCTGCCCACCAGGAAGGATGTGATCCAGAACATGCTGTATTTGCTGCAGCCCAAAAGAGCTGGCCAGGCCCAGCGCTCCAAAGAGGACGCAGCCCAGTTGCTCGCTGAGCACCTACAAGAGCACTGGTTGGTTTGCAACTTGCACACCATCGCGTCGCAAAGTATAAAGAAACTTATCCTCAAAATGTACGAGGAGTTTACCAGATTGTATCAGACCAGAAAGCAGAGACAGAACAAGGGTTTTACCGATCGAGCGGACAAATTCAACGAGAGTTCAGAGAAGCTCTTTGACATATTTTGTACAGACGTGCAGATGAGAAACAAACTGGAGGAGTACAGTGGGATAAAAATGACTAGCATTGAGTGGAAATTTCTTGAAGATCAAAGAAGCGAAAGAAAAATGTACTATGAAGATTTCACAGACAAGCAAGAATTGAAGATGATGGAAAGAAGACAAAAGATACAATGTCTGGAGCAATTCAGAAAGCTCGCcaaagaggagaaggaaggaaacaaagcgaaggaaatgaaatttaaaagtgAAGAGCAATCCGACGAAGGCACGAGCATAGATGAATCCTGCCCTGCGGAAGAGGAGAACGGCGGCGCTCCGGCCTTTTCGCTGCGGGACAGGAGGAAGCGCCGGTGTACGGCGACTGCTGCGAGCGGCGCCATGCCCCTGGAGTGCCAGCATATACGCATGAGCATCAGGAGGGTTAGGCCTGGGTTCTACGAGACTGTGGAGAAGGTCAAAAACTGCTAG